In the genome of Arachis hypogaea cultivar Tifrunner chromosome 9, arahy.Tifrunner.gnm2.J5K5, whole genome shotgun sequence, the window tgctaattgatctaattgatcctatttatattctaataaatataaaatgataatatcaaaaaaacaaaaaaaataaaaatttatcttatttaatatttattaaaaaatactaaataaaataaattctaattatttttagttaatttataGTTACCAACTATTTCCGAATATAATACATATGAGAGGAGAAAGTCTGCTAATTATTTGGTGGTTAAAAAGTGTCTCATTATTTGAAATACTTTCGGtacatcaaatcaaataaataattactaTCGAATAACAGTGGAATTTCATggtatattttttttggtgacttttcaTGGTATATTTGTATAGccggtttttaatttaaattaaaaaattattatttatatatgaattaaattttgatattcttTTAGTATAAAAATACGTATTTTATTTACTTAAGTccagtttggataaataacttaaataagtttttttgaaaaataaatttaaaatataaggacttttattaaaagcagcttataaataagttattttgtgtttaattttttagttataaaagtacttattttaaagttgtaacgtttggataaataacgcaaaagataaattttttttataaaagagaatgaatattaaaataaccataataacaaatattttccaatattgaatgttgattttacataaTCTAATCACTAATATTatgtatgatatggtaggtgaaaataaaaaataaatataaaatgtgtgtcaatgtatattttattgctgttttttattttttatttttactcttattAGAACTCTCTTCTCCTTTATTGAGGTCAAGAACTTgttataattaactataaaaataataataagctataaaattacatatgaaaaaaataaaattaaaactgaaatttcataccacacttgaatacaaatttaataataaaaaatagtgataaaatgataaaaaaaatacttagaagGAATATATGCAGTAAGTTGTTCAGATGTAATATTGTCTGAAAATGTGGTGGAGGATCAATACTTCCATCAGATGTTTTATTACGTAAAAATAATGAGACTTGAAACATTGcgtgagaatgatggtggaaggCCAGTGCTTCTAGCAGACCTTGTGTGAAAATGGTGATGAAGGGTCAGTATTTTTCATAGAGTCAAGAAGGaaagtagattttttttgttttaaaattaattttttttaagtaagtggtaagtcatatatttctacttcttTAAAAAGTTGCAAATTAACTTTTTGAGAAGTTAAAAGCTTCTTTTAAAATAGTGCCAAACACATAGACGGTGATTTTTTataatccaaaaattaaaaaaagtagcTTCTGCTACTTCCCAAACGGACTCTTAATACtacatcaataaaaaaattattttatatattaatcatgtaaattatcatttaaaaaaatagatataattatatgattatataaaatattttatattatcaatttatatcaaaattaacctCTGTATATATACTAAAAAGTTTTATAGGTATCTAAATACGAACTTTATTGCATTAATTATATTGAATTGTTACATTATTCGcgcttcaaattttttttttaaaaagttatatattGACACATTAGATATATTATCAGAATTGAGACTAAATTAACCTCATTCAACCTTTAAAAATTAGCTCCTAAGGAGAGATATTTtacatttataaataatttataatttaaaaaaatatagatagacaatgaaaatattaaataatgtgaacaattgatatatcggatgttcaatttaataaatatgcgcatggttattctaatattaatacgatttaagtaaataatttaaagatataatatatttttattttattagtgatattcatattgtttaaaaaaattattagttacttAGCATAATCCATAATTTTATAGCATAAAAAAAAGTCTATAGCATTCCGGTTCTGTGAAGATTTTCCAAACAAAAGGACTAAAAGGTAGTCTACACTCTACCTTGTGTGACTTGTGCTGATGATGTAAGCCTTGGCCAAATTAATTAAGAGTGTGGTCCAAAATTAAATTTACCCTGAAATTGTCAACTCTCTCGTTAGCCGACTTTGAATAATGTTGGTAATTGATAATCAACCCAGTGATTAAGCTGTAGATTTTACGTCTTCCTTAAGCTTTAGTCTAATTTCCACTCGCCTAATATACCAGCAGTaccttttatttcaaattattgaAAAAGAACTTAAGAGATATCTTAAAGATATACTTAATTTGGCGTATTAGGCTAGAAAATATGCATGTGAAATATTGGTGTATGCCTACACACAAGTGGGAACATATTACCATCAGTTTATGGTCCATTGGCTTGGTTGGTCCCGCTTGTAATCAGAACTGAAACTTCAAAGAGATCAACAACAATTTTGCCTAACTCAACTCAGACTGGAACTTGAGTGATGTTAAAGTGTGGAGTTCAAATGGAACTTGTATGATGTTAACGACATCCCCACATGTCCTTTAACTCTAACTGAATTCAAAGCAATTCACTAACGCCCTTGCAACTCCATTCAAACATGAAAATAACAACTAGTAACTACAAAACAAACAAATCATTATTTGCGAGAGCCACTGAAAATGACACCACTAATTAAATATGAAACCTTAGTCAGACTAGAACGTGCACTCAGTCTATATTGGCGACACATATTTGAGTGCATATAAAATCCATGCATATCTCCACTCCTAACATTTATTTGGCTCTTTTCCCAAGTTCAAACTTCAAACCATTTATCATTCATGCACACTCAGAAGTTGAGTGAGCAATTTTTGGAAACAAAAACTTTATGTACCAATTTTTAGGAGTAATAGAATAAACCTTTTATAAATGGAGTCTGTCAGTGCCACCAAACTTCATCCTCCTCATGCGGAGGAAGCTCCGGTTGCTCCACCGACTGATCAGCTGTCTAGCCCTCTAAGTAAGATCATCACCGTGGCGACCCTCGCCGTAGGCATACAATTCGTGTGGGCCCTACAGCTCACCATACTCACACCCTACGTCCAAATACTCGGAACCCCTCACATGTGGGTTTCCTTCATCTGGCTCTGCGGCCCTATCTCCGGCATCATCGTCCAGCCCCTCGTTGGTTTCTATAGCGACCGCTGCACCTCCCGCTTCGGCCCCCGCCGCCCCTTCATTATCGCTGGAACCCTATCCGTTGTCTTCGCCTCCTTCCTCATCGGCTACGCTGCAGACCTAGGCCATTTCCTTGGTAACTCCGACGAAGCCAACCTCCGCCCTCGCACCATTGCCGTTTTCATCGTCGGCTTCTGGATCATCGACTTCGCCAACAACCTCCTCCAGGGACCGTGCCGCGCCTTCATCGCCGACCTCGCCGCCGGAGACCACAGCAAGACCAGAACCGGCTACGCCTTCTACACGCTCTTCACAGCCGCCGGGAACATCCTCGGCTCCGCAGCGGGATCCTCCGGCGGAATCCACCGAGTGCTACCGTTCACAAAAACGGCATCATGTGACGAGTACTGTGCGGACGTGAAGACGTGCTTCCTCTTCGCCGTTGCGATTCAGCTAGTGCTGGTAACTGTTACTGTTACGTACGTTAAGGAAAAACCGTTACGAATAACGGGTTCAGTTGGAAATGGCGGGAAGGGAGGGATTGGGGAATTATTCGGTGCTTTGCGGGAACTCAAAAGACCAATGTGGATCCTATTGTTGGTGACGTGTTTCAATTGGTTCGCGTGGTTTCCGTTTTTACTGTACAACACTGATTGGATGGGGGTTGAAGTGTACGGTGCGCAGGATAAGAAGGAGAGGGTGTACACTATGGGGGTGCACGCGGGTGCGTTGGGAATGATGTTGAATTCCATTGTGGCGGGTGCCGCGTCGTTGGGGATTGGTGTGTTGGCGCGTGGCCTTCGCGGCGAGAAGAGGCTCTGGGGAGTCGTTAACTTCTTGCTCGCGGTTTGTTTGGCCATGACGGTGGCGGTTTCTAAGATGGCCGAGCATTCTCGGCGGTATACGGTGGCTCATGATGGGGTTCGGGAGCCACTGCCGCCTCCTGCGGGAGTCAAGGCAGCTGCGTTGACTCTTTACTCCTTTCTTGGACTCCCATTCGcggtaactaactaactaactactaATTTCGTATATTCTGCatctaaattctttttaaaaagaaaaaaaaattaacaaaagaataTTTACTAAAATTAAATGAAGATATGTTGTGTTGCTTTGCCATGTGCTTAATTCTTTAACAATCTTATCACTTTAACAGTCCCCTATCCAATAATAGAAACAATTTAATACAGTACAAAGTAGAATTAATTTTCGTTGGCATCAAATTGAGCTCTCTTTTTTTCAACTGACATGTACAAATCTATTAGCCT includes:
- the LOC112712525 gene encoding sucrose transport protein SUC2, producing the protein MESVSATKLHPPHAEEAPVAPPTDQLSSPLSKIITVATLAVGIQFVWALQLTILTPYVQILGTPHMWVSFIWLCGPISGIIVQPLVGFYSDRCTSRFGPRRPFIIAGTLSVVFASFLIGYAADLGHFLGNSDEANLRPRTIAVFIVGFWIIDFANNLLQGPCRAFIADLAAGDHSKTRTGYAFYTLFTAAGNILGSAAGSSGGIHRVLPFTKTASCDEYCADVKTCFLFAVAIQLVLVTVTVTYVKEKPLRITGSVGNGGKGGIGELFGALRELKRPMWILLLVTCFNWFAWFPFLLYNTDWMGVEVYGAQDKKERVYTMGVHAGALGMMLNSIVAGAASLGIGVLARGLRGEKRLWGVVNFLLAVCLAMTVAVSKMAEHSRRYTVAHDGVREPLPPPAGVKAAALTLYSFLGLPFAITCSIPYTLASIFSSAAGAGQGLSLAILNLAVVIPQMVMSVVSGPFDKLFGGNLPSFVLGAVAAAISGILSLFFLPSPPPDFTKAAATSTPAAFH